The following proteins come from a genomic window of Halomarina ordinaria:
- a CDS encoding DUF3311 domain-containing protein → MGLDRTAAFWAVVLFALVALGVPWFLWRDSTVVYGLPLWLWWHVGWMVLAAVVFRTFAARAWGVGIESGPSGGDRA, encoded by the coding sequence ATGGGACTCGATCGGACCGCGGCGTTCTGGGCGGTGGTACTGTTCGCACTCGTCGCACTCGGGGTGCCGTGGTTCCTCTGGCGCGATAGTACCGTCGTCTACGGCCTCCCGCTGTGGCTGTGGTGGCACGTCGGCTGGATGGTGCTCGCGGCCGTCGTCTTCCGGACGTTCGCCGCGCGCGCCTGGGGCGTCGGCATCGAGTCCGGACCGTCGGGGGGTGACCGCGCGTGA
- a CDS encoding sodium:solute symporter family protein, translated as MSLALQLGIVGAYLTVALGVGVVAYRLTDDSAEDYYLASRTLGTVVLLFTTFATLLSAFTFFAGPNIAYDIGPEWILIMGVMDGLLFAVLWYVLGYKQWLVGRTHGYVTLGEMLGDRFGSTALRGLVAGISLFWLFPYVMLQQRGAGIALSALTDGAVPYWAGALVITLFMILYVAISGMRGVAWTDTLQGAFMLTVVWVAVAWVLAAVGGPTAATARVGETAPEFLALGGGAYTPQYVISTAVSIAFGVTMFPQINQRFFAAGSKETLKRTFTLWPVLVLLLFVPAFMLGTWARGLGVVVPEGSNVLPILLQEYTAPWFAAVVIAGALAAMMSSSDSMLLSGASYLTRDVYRPLFGAPDREALVARLGVVGFALGAFALSLTTNATLLQIGDTAFGGFAQLALPVAVALYWTRTTRAGMFAGVLGSQAFYLASVFLAQVPASYAGWSGSLVGMALGLALTVGVSLVTTPAAAEERAVYFEGLRAD; from the coding sequence GTGAGCCTCGCGCTCCAGTTGGGTATCGTCGGCGCGTACCTGACCGTCGCGCTCGGCGTCGGCGTCGTCGCCTACCGTCTCACCGACGACAGCGCCGAGGACTACTACCTCGCCAGTCGGACGCTCGGGACCGTCGTCCTCCTGTTCACGACGTTCGCGACCCTCCTCTCGGCGTTCACCTTCTTCGCCGGGCCGAACATCGCCTACGACATCGGCCCGGAGTGGATCCTCATCATGGGCGTGATGGACGGCCTGCTGTTCGCCGTCCTCTGGTACGTCCTCGGCTACAAGCAGTGGCTCGTCGGGCGCACGCACGGCTACGTCACCCTCGGCGAGATGCTCGGCGACCGCTTCGGGTCGACGGCGCTGCGCGGCCTCGTCGCCGGCATCAGCCTCTTCTGGCTGTTTCCCTACGTGATGCTCCAGCAGCGCGGCGCGGGCATCGCCCTCTCGGCGTTGACCGACGGCGCGGTCCCCTACTGGGCCGGCGCGCTGGTCATCACCCTGTTCATGATCCTGTACGTCGCCATCTCGGGGATGCGCGGCGTCGCGTGGACCGACACGCTCCAGGGGGCGTTCATGCTCACGGTCGTCTGGGTCGCGGTGGCGTGGGTGCTCGCGGCGGTGGGGGGGCCGACCGCCGCGACGGCACGGGTGGGCGAGACCGCCCCGGAGTTCCTCGCCCTCGGCGGGGGCGCGTACACGCCCCAGTACGTCATCTCGACGGCGGTGAGCATCGCCTTCGGCGTCACGATGTTCCCCCAGATAAACCAGCGCTTCTTCGCCGCCGGGTCGAAGGAGACGCTGAAACGGACGTTCACGCTCTGGCCCGTCCTCGTCCTCCTGCTGTTCGTCCCCGCGTTCATGCTCGGGACGTGGGCGCGCGGCCTCGGCGTCGTCGTCCCCGAGGGGAGCAACGTCCTCCCCATCCTGCTCCAGGAGTACACCGCGCCGTGGTTCGCGGCCGTCGTCATCGCCGGGGCACTCGCGGCGATGATGTCCTCCTCGGACTCGATGCTCCTCTCGGGGGCGTCGTACCTCACGCGCGACGTCTACCGACCCCTGTTCGGCGCACCCGACCGGGAGGCACTGGTCGCCCGCCTCGGCGTGGTCGGCTTCGCGCTCGGGGCGTTCGCCCTCAGCCTGACCACGAACGCGACGCTGCTCCAGATCGGCGACACCGCATTCGGGGGGTTCGCACAGCTCGCACTTCCGGTCGCCGTCGCGCTCTACTGGACCCGGACGACGCGAGCGGGCATGTTCGCGGGCGTCCTCGGCAGTCAGGCGTTCTACCTCGCGAGCGTCTTCCTCGCGCAGGTACCCGCGAGCTACGCCGGCTGGAGTGGGTCGCTCGTCGGCATGGCACTCGGCCTCGCGCTCACGGTCGGCGTCTCGCTGGTGACGACGCCCGCCGCCGCCGAGGAACGGGCGGTGTACTTCGAGGGACTCCGCGCGGACTAG
- a CDS encoding 4a-hydroxytetrahydrobiopterin dehydratase codes for MADLLSDEEIAERAPDDWDHEGDELVRTYEFDAYLAGVGFAAGIAGIAEEAYHHPEIVIGWREVEVHLTSHEEGGITEKDVDLAARFDDVA; via the coding sequence ATGGCAGACCTGCTGAGCGACGAGGAGATAGCGGAGCGCGCGCCGGACGACTGGGACCACGAGGGCGACGAACTCGTCCGTACCTACGAGTTCGACGCCTACCTCGCCGGCGTCGGTTTCGCCGCCGGCATCGCGGGCATCGCCGAGGAGGCGTACCACCACCCCGAAATCGTCATCGGGTGGCGCGAGGTGGAGGTCCACCTGACGAGCCACGAAGAGGGCGGCATCACCGAGAAGGACGTCGACCTCGCCGCCCGCTTCGACGACGTCGCCTGA
- the lwrS gene encoding LWR-salt protein, which translates to MPDAAYVFRVRFRLDPDTEGVSVSPRTFETTMERAADPPGQEGWLFFRDNLWRGQANAPGHLRDLASDALGVPVESVAFRELRTSPGHFEALKEAIREELSEGTFGNATTPADVVKNYLGSSVHVRSEG; encoded by the coding sequence ATGCCCGACGCCGCCTACGTCTTCCGCGTCCGCTTCCGACTCGACCCCGACACCGAGGGTGTCTCGGTCTCCCCCCGGACCTTCGAGACGACGATGGAGCGCGCGGCCGACCCGCCGGGCCAGGAGGGCTGGTTGTTCTTCCGCGACAACCTCTGGCGCGGACAGGCAAACGCCCCCGGACACCTGCGCGACCTGGCGAGCGACGCCCTCGGCGTCCCCGTCGAGTCGGTGGCGTTCCGCGAACTCCGGACCTCCCCCGGCCACTTCGAGGCGCTGAAGGAGGCCATCCGCGAGGAACTCTCGGAGGGGACGTTCGGCAACGCGACGACGCCGGCGGACGTCGTCAAGAACTACCTCGGGAGTTCGGTCCACGTCCGGTCGGAAGGCTGA
- a CDS encoding HAD family hydrolase: protein MSVPPYDFWLLDLDGTVIDVDPAYLHDVMAEVGARVGHDFTPAEAETVWYGLGGPRRDALAALGLDPADFWSVFHEVEDPLARAEHSFLYDDVAFVADLDRPVGLVTHSQQWLTDAALSHLDIGDWFDAVVCCSDDLGWKPDPAPVRRAVSALGVDTDARGFLAGDGPQDVGAAWNAGLDGIHVERHGHDRRGMCVLGDRRVTRLDELLAPSSSGD from the coding sequence ATGTCGGTCCCTCCCTACGACTTCTGGCTGCTCGACCTCGACGGGACGGTCATCGACGTCGACCCCGCCTACCTCCACGACGTGATGGCCGAGGTGGGTGCGCGCGTCGGCCACGACTTCACCCCGGCCGAGGCGGAGACCGTCTGGTACGGCCTCGGCGGCCCGCGCCGGGACGCCCTGGCCGCGCTGGGCCTCGACCCCGCCGACTTCTGGTCGGTCTTCCACGAGGTCGAGGACCCCCTCGCGCGCGCCGAACACTCCTTCCTCTACGACGACGTCGCCTTCGTCGCCGACCTCGACCGGCCGGTCGGTCTGGTCACGCACTCCCAGCAGTGGCTCACGGACGCGGCGCTCTCACACCTCGACATCGGCGACTGGTTCGACGCCGTCGTCTGCTGTAGCGACGACCTCGGGTGGAAACCCGACCCGGCACCGGTCCGTCGCGCCGTGTCCGCGCTCGGCGTCGACACCGACGCGCGAGGCTTCCTCGCCGGCGACGGTCCGCAGGACGTCGGCGCGGCGTGGAACGCCGGCCTCGACGGTATCCACGTCGAACGACACGGTCACGACCGGCGTGGGATGTGCGTCCTCGGCGACCGGCGGGTCACGCGCCTCGACGAACTGCTCGCCCCGTCGTCGTCGGGCGACTGA
- a CDS encoding molybdopterin biosynthesis protein: MRKEFRDLAPAEEAHDAIASLDLGGGVERVPLREARGRVLAERVDADLDVPGFDRASVDGYALKARDTFGADEADPAVLDLAGVVHAGTEPDLVVGEGECAEISTGAVVPEGADAVVMVERTTERDGRIEVRTGVAPGDRVMFAGADVAAGERALGPGTRLTPREIGLLSALGADSVPVRARPTVGIISTGDELVRPGGALNSDAGQIYDVNSYTVATGVEEAGGEAVLYDHAGDDYDEMERLLVRAAEECDLVLSSGSTSASAVDVIYRVIEEQGELLLHGVAVKPGKPMLVGRLEGSAYVGLPGYPVSALTIFRTFVAPAVRRAAGVPEPRTATVAGRMATSERYAEGRLRLMPVGLVEGGPEEGDDPLVYPVDKGSGATTSLVEADGIVEMHPDTGYLDAGDAVDVRLFSPDVRAPTLFAVGEDDPALSRLLDGVDRPRFLALGGREGLRRLRNGVPDVAVATGTDDPGFDAVELGAWTREWGLVVPNGNPEGVEGLASLVDRDLRFVNRASASGLRTTLTDALAALAEERGTNRHDLVSAIDGFEAGVRAHESPARKVLAGRADTGLGLRATADRLDLGFVPVGTETVRAFAAPARAEKPSVRALADAIAEGSPFETLSGYDG; the protein is encoded by the coding sequence ATGAGAAAGGAGTTCCGCGACCTCGCGCCCGCCGAGGAGGCCCACGACGCCATCGCGTCGCTCGACCTCGGGGGCGGGGTCGAACGCGTCCCCCTCAGGGAGGCCCGCGGTCGGGTCCTCGCCGAACGGGTGGACGCCGACCTCGACGTCCCGGGGTTCGACCGCGCCAGCGTCGACGGCTACGCGCTCAAGGCGCGCGACACCTTCGGCGCGGACGAGGCCGACCCCGCCGTGCTCGACCTCGCCGGCGTCGTCCACGCCGGCACCGAACCCGACCTCGTCGTCGGCGAGGGGGAGTGCGCCGAGATATCGACCGGGGCGGTGGTTCCCGAGGGAGCCGACGCCGTCGTGATGGTCGAACGGACGACCGAACGCGACGGGCGCATCGAGGTGCGGACGGGCGTCGCGCCGGGCGACCGCGTCATGTTCGCGGGGGCGGACGTCGCCGCCGGCGAGCGGGCGCTCGGCCCGGGGACGCGCCTGACACCGCGAGAGATCGGCCTGCTGTCGGCGCTCGGCGCCGACTCGGTCCCCGTCCGCGCGCGCCCGACGGTCGGCATCATCTCGACGGGGGACGAACTCGTCCGCCCCGGCGGCGCCCTGAACAGCGACGCCGGTCAGATATACGACGTCAACTCCTACACCGTCGCGACGGGCGTCGAGGAGGCCGGCGGCGAGGCCGTCCTCTACGACCACGCGGGCGACGACTACGACGAGATGGAGCGCCTGCTCGTGCGCGCGGCCGAGGAGTGCGACCTCGTGCTCTCCTCGGGGTCGACGAGCGCGAGCGCCGTCGACGTCATCTACCGGGTCATCGAGGAGCAGGGCGAACTGCTGCTCCACGGCGTGGCCGTCAAACCGGGCAAGCCGATGCTCGTCGGTCGACTGGAGGGGAGCGCGTACGTCGGTCTGCCGGGCTACCCCGTCTCGGCGCTCACCATCTTCAGGACGTTCGTCGCGCCGGCCGTCCGCCGGGCCGCCGGCGTCCCCGAACCGCGGACGGCGACCGTCGCGGGGCGGATGGCGACGAGCGAGCGCTACGCCGAGGGTCGCCTGCGCCTGATGCCCGTCGGCCTCGTCGAGGGGGGACCCGAGGAGGGCGACGACCCGCTCGTCTACCCGGTCGACAAGGGGAGCGGCGCGACGACGAGCCTCGTCGAGGCCGACGGCATCGTCGAGATGCACCCCGACACGGGCTACCTCGACGCCGGCGACGCCGTCGACGTCCGCCTGTTCTCGCCCGACGTCCGGGCACCGACGCTGTTCGCCGTGGGCGAGGACGACCCCGCGCTCTCGCGGCTGCTCGACGGCGTCGACCGACCGCGCTTCCTCGCCCTCGGGGGTCGGGAGGGTCTGCGCCGCCTGCGGAACGGCGTGCCCGACGTCGCCGTCGCGACGGGCACCGACGACCCCGGGTTCGACGCCGTCGAACTCGGCGCCTGGACCCGCGAGTGGGGGCTGGTCGTGCCGAACGGGAACCCCGAGGGCGTCGAGGGGCTCGCGTCGCTCGTCGACCGGGACCTCCGGTTCGTGAACCGCGCGTCGGCGTCCGGACTGCGGACGACGCTGACCGACGCGCTGGCGGCACTCGCCGAGGAGCGCGGGACGAACCGCCACGACCTCGTGTCTGCCATCGACGGGTTCGAGGCGGGCGTGCGCGCCCACGAGAGCCCCGCCCGGAAGGTCCTCGCCGGGCGCGCCGACACCGGTCTCGGTCTGCGCGCCACGGCTGACCGTCTCGACCTCGGCTTCGTCCCGGTCGGCACCGAGACGGTCCGGGCGTTCGCCGCGCCGGCCCGCGCCGAGAAGCCGTCAGTGCGGGCGCTCGCCGACGCCATCGCGGAGGGGTCGCCGTTCGAGACGCTCTCCGGCTACGACGGCTGA
- a CDS encoding molybdopterin molybdotransferase MoeA — MTDVSETGFKSVTRVAAARERLLDVATPHERTDRLPVANADGRMLAGAVSAERAVPHYARAAMDGYAVCARDTFGASDRSPTVLREADEEVADGEAVRVHTGSALPPGADAVVMVEQTERVPVGEGTDVEVFDALAEGENVGPVGEDVDAGQALYEAGHRLRPSDLGLLRSTGVRGVEVYERPTVGVVPTGEELVERDPGPGEVVETNALTVSRYVEAWGGRATYRDVVTDDREALRAAIERDLTKDVVVTTGGSSVGARDLIPEVVDDLGEVLVHGVALKPGHPCALGVVRETPVVMLPGYPVACIVNAVQFLRPLLKHVGHLPHVPHPTREATLARKVRSEPGVRTFVRVEVDQGDEGEDGLRATPTRASGSGVLSSVALADGWVVVPESREGMPEGETVSVEDWEYRP, encoded by the coding sequence ATGACCGACGTGAGCGAGACGGGGTTCAAGTCCGTCACGCGGGTCGCCGCGGCGCGCGAGCGACTCCTCGACGTGGCGACACCCCACGAGCGAACCGACCGCCTCCCGGTCGCGAACGCCGACGGCCGGATGCTCGCGGGGGCCGTGAGCGCCGAGCGAGCCGTCCCGCACTACGCGCGGGCCGCGATGGACGGCTACGCCGTCTGCGCGCGCGACACCTTCGGGGCGAGCGACCGCTCGCCGACCGTCCTCCGGGAGGCGGACGAGGAGGTGGCGGACGGCGAGGCCGTCCGGGTACACACGGGGAGCGCCCTGCCGCCCGGCGCGGACGCGGTGGTGATGGTCGAGCAGACCGAGCGCGTTCCCGTGGGAGAGGGGACCGACGTCGAGGTGTTCGACGCGCTGGCGGAGGGAGAGAACGTCGGCCCCGTCGGCGAGGACGTCGACGCCGGCCAGGCGCTCTACGAGGCGGGCCACCGACTGCGTCCCTCCGACCTCGGCCTCCTGCGCTCGACGGGCGTCCGGGGGGTCGAGGTGTACGAGCGCCCGACCGTCGGCGTGGTTCCGACCGGCGAGGAACTGGTCGAGCGCGACCCCGGTCCCGGCGAGGTGGTCGAGACGAACGCCCTCACCGTCTCGCGGTACGTCGAGGCGTGGGGCGGGCGGGCGACCTACCGCGACGTCGTCACCGACGACCGCGAGGCGCTCCGGGCGGCCATCGAGCGCGACCTGACGAAGGACGTCGTCGTCACGACCGGCGGGTCGTCCGTCGGCGCGCGCGACCTCATCCCCGAGGTCGTCGACGACCTCGGCGAGGTGCTGGTCCACGGTGTCGCGCTGAAGCCGGGGCACCCCTGCGCGCTCGGCGTCGTCCGTGAGACGCCCGTCGTCATGTTGCCCGGCTACCCCGTCGCCTGCATCGTCAACGCCGTCCAGTTCCTCCGACCGCTGTTGAAGCACGTCGGGCACCTCCCGCACGTACCGCACCCGACCCGGGAGGCGACGCTCGCGCGGAAGGTCCGCAGCGAACCGGGGGTGCGGACGTTCGTGCGCGTCGAAGTCGACCAGGGCGACGAGGGGGAGGACGGCCTCCGGGCCACGCCGACGCGCGCGAGCGGGTCGGGCGTCCTCTCGTCGGTCGCGCTGGCCGACGGCTGGGTGGTCGTCCCCGAGTCCCGCGAGGGGATGCCCGAGGGCGAAACGGTATCCGTCGAGGACTGGGAGTACCGACCATGA